One Miscanthus floridulus cultivar M001 chromosome 11, ASM1932011v1, whole genome shotgun sequence DNA window includes the following coding sequences:
- the LOC136490661 gene encoding mitochondrial phosphate carrier protein 3, mitochondrial-like — protein sequence MAVSESSLNALLPSFLYAAPATASPFAAAIASMGGQTVAAPSAAAAAARPASWARAPSKPGRRIEMYSPAFYAACTVGGVASCGLTHMTVTPLDLVKCNMQDYS from the exons ATGGCGGTCTCCGAGAGCTCGCTGAATGCGCTGCTCCCTAGCTTCCTTTATGCGGCCCCGGCCACTGCCTCCCCCTTTGCGGCCGCCATCGCTAGCATGGGCGGGCAAACAGTCGCCGCGCcatctgcggcggcggcggcggcacggcccGCTAGTTGGGCGCGGGCGCCGAGCAAGCCGGGCCGGAGGATTGAGATGTACTCGCCGGCATTCTACGCGGCGTGCACGGTCGGCGGCGTCGCCAGCTGCGGGCTCACGCACATGACCGTCACGCCCCTGGACCTCGTCAAGTGCAACATGCAG GACTATTCGTGA